From the genome of Thermoplasmata archaeon, one region includes:
- the hutU gene encoding urocanate hydratase, whose translation MTRTLESGRVVRAPRGAERSCRGWAQEAALRLLQNNLDPEVAHDPRRLIVYGGRGKAARDWESFDRIVAALRALGNEETLLVQSGKPVGVFPTHADAPRVLIANALIVPRWATDEVFWDLEARGLTMYGQMTAGSWIYIGTQGILQGTYETLASLARLEFGAGDLAGRWMLSSGLGEMGGAQPLAVTMLGGVALIVDVDPQALARQLEHRYLDVAASDLDDALGRVQEAVAARRPLSIGLAANAADVYPEIVRRGERPDIVSDQTAAHDLTVGYLPQGLSVEEAATVRRFDPKGYLAKVRASLATEAEAVLELQRRGARVFDYGNNFRAQAKEAGVARAFDIPGYVPKYIRPLFAIGSGPFRWLALSGEPEDIRAIDAMILREFADRDALCRWIRLAGERVRFQGLPARICYMGYGDRERFGHLVNALVQDGKLAAPIAIGRDHHDTGSVASPYRETEGMRDGSDAIADWPILNALLNVASGASWVSVHHGGGVGIGNSIHAGLVIVADGTADADRRIGRVLHNDPGLGVARHADAGYPESLAIAADARFRLPEPP comes from the coding sequence GTGACCCGCACGCTCGAGTCCGGCCGTGTGGTCCGGGCGCCCCGAGGCGCCGAGCGAAGCTGCCGGGGGTGGGCCCAGGAGGCGGCCCTCCGCCTGCTGCAGAACAACCTCGATCCCGAGGTCGCCCACGACCCGCGGCGGCTGATCGTCTACGGTGGCCGCGGCAAGGCCGCGCGGGATTGGGAGTCGTTCGATCGGATCGTGGCGGCGCTCCGGGCGCTCGGCAACGAGGAGACGCTGCTGGTCCAGTCCGGTAAGCCGGTCGGGGTGTTTCCCACCCACGCGGACGCCCCGCGGGTCCTGATCGCGAACGCCCTGATCGTGCCGCGGTGGGCGACGGACGAGGTGTTCTGGGACCTCGAGGCACGCGGGCTGACCATGTACGGCCAGATGACCGCGGGCAGCTGGATCTACATCGGGACCCAGGGCATCCTGCAGGGCACCTACGAGACCCTCGCCTCGCTCGCCCGCCTCGAGTTCGGAGCCGGGGATCTCGCCGGCCGCTGGATGCTCTCCTCCGGACTCGGGGAGATGGGCGGGGCTCAGCCGTTGGCCGTAACGATGCTCGGGGGGGTCGCGCTGATCGTCGATGTCGATCCGCAGGCGCTCGCCCGCCAGCTCGAGCACCGCTACCTCGACGTCGCGGCGTCCGATCTCGACGACGCGCTGGGACGGGTGCAGGAGGCGGTCGCGGCACGGCGACCGCTGTCGATCGGCCTGGCGGCCAACGCGGCCGACGTCTATCCCGAGATCGTCCGACGCGGGGAGCGGCCCGACATCGTGAGCGACCAGACGGCCGCCCACGATCTCACGGTCGGCTACCTGCCGCAGGGGCTGAGCGTCGAGGAGGCGGCGACCGTGCGCCGCTTCGATCCGAAGGGATACCTGGCGAAGGTCCGCGCCTCCCTGGCCACCGAGGCCGAGGCGGTCCTCGAGCTGCAACGGCGAGGAGCGCGGGTCTTCGACTACGGCAACAACTTCCGCGCGCAGGCGAAGGAGGCCGGGGTCGCGCGCGCCTTCGACATCCCGGGCTACGTGCCGAAGTACATCCGGCCCCTCTTCGCCATCGGGAGCGGCCCGTTCCGCTGGCTGGCCCTCAGCGGGGAGCCGGAGGACATCCGGGCCATCGATGCGATGATCCTGCGCGAGTTCGCCGATCGGGACGCGCTGTGCCGGTGGATCCGGCTCGCGGGCGAGCGCGTCCGCTTCCAAGGGCTGCCGGCCCGCATCTGCTACATGGGCTACGGCGACCGGGAGCGCTTCGGCCACCTGGTCAACGCGCTCGTGCAGGACGGGAAGCTCGCCGCCCCCATCGCCATCGGGCGCGACCACCACGACACGGGCAGCGTCGCGAGCCCGTACCGGGAGACCGAGGGCATGCGCGACGGATCGGACGCGATCGCAGACTGGCCGATCCTCAACGCCCTGCTCAACGTCGCGAGCGGGGCGAGCTGGGTGTCCGTCCACCACGGCGGCGGCGTGGGGATCGGCAACTCGATCCACGCCGGCCTCGTGATCGTCGCGGACGGCACTGCGGACGCCGACCGTCGGATCGGACGCGTGCTGCACAACGACCCCGGCCTCGGCGTCGCGCGCCACGCCGACGCCGGCTACCCGGAGTCGCTCGCGATCGCCGCCGACGCCCGGTTCCGGCTGCCCGAGCCCCCCTGA
- a CDS encoding NUDIX domain-containing protein: MRARSEPYRPDAPIVPEIAAGAVVVPEDGATALVLHQADEDRWCFPKGHVDPGESLGTAALREVREETGLSHVVLERELCEVNYRFYQPPRSRNVHKTVIYFLGRTDERTVHLEATFDRADWLPLAEARTRLAYDLDRTVVEAAQRRLAARPRSA, from the coding sequence GTGCGGGCCCGCAGCGAGCCGTACCGGCCGGACGCCCCGATCGTCCCGGAGATCGCCGCCGGGGCGGTGGTGGTGCCCGAGGACGGGGCCACCGCGCTCGTCCTGCACCAGGCGGACGAGGACCGCTGGTGTTTCCCCAAGGGCCATGTTGACCCGGGCGAGTCGCTCGGGACCGCGGCCCTACGGGAGGTGCGGGAGGAGACCGGGCTCTCCCACGTCGTGCTGGAACGGGAGCTGTGCGAGGTCAACTATCGCTTCTACCAGCCGCCGCGCTCGCGCAACGTCCACAAGACCGTGATCTACTTCCTCGGGCGGACGGACGAGCGGACCGTCCACCTGGAGGCCACGTTCGACCGAGCGGACTGGCTGCCGCTCGCGGAAGCGCGGACCCGATTGGCCTATGACCTCGACCGGACGGTCGTCGAGGCGGCGCAGCGACGCCTCGCGGCCCGCCCTCGTTCCGCGTGA
- a CDS encoding substrate-binding domain-containing protein: MVEREAKDPDDLEAGFERDAHAAGIVLPRRHLTDPWGALAVVVALIVIAAGVGEVTGWINLRVEPSGGGGFQTQTCSGSPVLLSGALSSELDASLLAWLDAAGGQLSDAVGGCVHLNLTDSGSAGFSPLLSDPAIVFAAQYLAPGAPSSGEPPSSLAFVPIALSAVGIVYDLPGIGGALNLSGPVLSGIFSGSITSWSDPAIAALNPTLDLSGTPPIEVFHDGGATAANDVLTEFLAGSSPSWNGSVGAGLSVAWPIGTPEPTDAAMATAVSQSPGAIGYLDLVGPSPAGLGVAQIEDAAGGFVGPNAVSTWAAAESFASATAVLTGAWSNLSLVGASAVGSYPISLLTYAGLFRDLGTAYSGAVSLSTATWLLTYVYWLTGDATLSPLPLAYSSAALNELNNETYYGTTIVHLDNENGEGGESGGETGEF, from the coding sequence ATGGTGGAAAGGGAGGCGAAGGACCCCGACGACCTCGAGGCCGGTTTCGAGCGCGACGCTCACGCGGCCGGGATCGTCCTGCCGCGCCGCCATCTTACCGACCCGTGGGGGGCGCTCGCGGTCGTCGTCGCGCTCATCGTGATCGCCGCGGGCGTCGGCGAGGTCACGGGCTGGATCAACCTGCGGGTGGAACCGTCGGGCGGCGGGGGCTTCCAGACGCAGACCTGCTCCGGCTCGCCGGTGCTGCTCTCCGGGGCGCTCTCCTCGGAACTCGACGCGTCCTTGCTGGCCTGGCTCGACGCGGCCGGCGGCCAGCTGTCCGACGCGGTCGGGGGCTGCGTGCATCTTAATCTGACGGACTCGGGCTCCGCCGGCTTCTCGCCGCTCCTGTCCGATCCGGCCATCGTCTTCGCCGCCCAGTACCTCGCGCCCGGGGCCCCGTCCTCGGGCGAACCGCCGTCGAGCCTCGCGTTCGTGCCCATCGCGCTGTCCGCGGTCGGGATCGTCTACGATCTGCCTGGGATCGGCGGCGCGCTCAACCTCTCGGGACCCGTCCTCTCCGGCATCTTCTCCGGCTCGATCACGTCCTGGTCGGACCCGGCGATCGCCGCCCTGAACCCGACGCTCGACCTCTCGGGCACCCCACCGATCGAGGTGTTCCACGACGGGGGTGCGACGGCCGCGAACGACGTGCTCACCGAGTTCCTCGCCGGCTCCAGTCCCAGCTGGAACGGCTCCGTCGGCGCGGGGCTCTCGGTCGCCTGGCCGATCGGGACCCCCGAGCCGACGGACGCGGCGATGGCGACCGCGGTCTCCCAGAGCCCCGGGGCGATCGGCTACCTCGACCTCGTGGGCCCGAGCCCGGCCGGCCTCGGCGTCGCGCAGATCGAGGACGCGGCGGGGGGGTTCGTGGGCCCGAACGCGGTGAGCACCTGGGCGGCCGCCGAGTCGTTCGCGAGCGCCACCGCCGTCCTGACCGGTGCCTGGTCGAACCTCTCGCTGGTCGGGGCGTCGGCGGTGGGCAGCTACCCGATCTCGCTGCTGACCTACGCCGGGCTCTTCCGGGACCTCGGCACCGCCTACTCCGGCGCGGTGAGCCTCTCGACGGCGACCTGGCTGCTGACCTACGTCTACTGGCTGACGGGGGACGCGACGCTGTCGCCCCTGCCCCTCGCGTACTCCTCGGCCGCGCTCAACGAGCTCAACAACGAGACCTACTACGGCACGACGATCGTCCACCTCGACAACGAGAACGGCGAGGGTGGCGAGAGCGGAGGCGAGACCGGTGAGTTCTAG